A window from Garra rufa chromosome 14, GarRuf1.0, whole genome shotgun sequence encodes these proteins:
- the hdac12 gene encoding uncharacterized protein SYNPCC7002_A1628 isoform X3, translating to MFHLSCQKSMYRAAIKCKHVVQMKTLLKRNPMHGTWRRSFNAEHTCLESRALPIVHHVKYICDLPENHRFPMGKFPKVLESLLRDQVITDKQVWAPKIASTELLGYVHTEEYLSNFISGNVSEKDQRRTGFPWSSGLVQRCRYETGGTVLAGEIALQRGLASSTAGGTHHAFPSYGSGFCLLNDLAVAAKHLMGESTSRRRILIVDLDVHQGDGTAFMFKDEPDVFTFSVHCGKNFPVQKQQSDLDVSLEDGTENKEYLSKVKLPAVLQKNPSGPTNSVVFQHFCAFEPFPAMTV from the exons ATGTTTCATTTATCATGTCAAAAATCTATGTATAGAGCAGCTATTAAATGCAAACATGTGGTCCAAATGAAAACACTTTTGAAACGAAACCCAATGCATGGAACATGGAGGAGGTCTTTCAACGCTGAACAT ACTTGCCTTGAATCAAGAGCACTTCCTATAGTTCATCATGTCAAGTACATATGTGACCTCCCCGAAAACCACAGGTTTCCCATGGGAAAGTTCCCCAAAGTCCTGGAGAGTCTGCTCAGAGATCAAGTCATAACAGATAAACAG GTGTGGGCCCCTAAGATTGCTTCCACAGAGCTTCTGGGATATGTGCATACTGAGGAGTACCTGTCCAACTTTATTAGTGGAAACGTCAGTGAGAAAGATCAGAGACGAACCGGATTCCCCTGGAGTTCTGGTTTAGTACAACGCTGCAGATATGAAACAG GAGGCACCGTGTTGGCAGGAGAGATCGCCCTGCAGAGAGGACTGGCATCCAGTACTGCCGGAGGTACTCATCATGCCTTTCCCAGCTACGGCTCAGGCTTCTGTCTGCTCAATGACCTGGCTGTAGCTGCCAAACACTTGATGGGTGagtccacatccaggaggaggaTTCTCATCGTGGATTTGGATGTACATCAG GGTGACGGCACAGCATTCATGTTTAAGGACGAACCCGATGTTTTCACCTTCTCAGTGCATTGTGGGAAAAACTTTCCTGTGCAAAAGCAGCAGAGTGACCTAGATGTTAGTTTGGAAGATGGCACTGAAAACAAAGAGTATCTTTCCAAAG ttaaactgcccgctgttcttcagaaaaatccttcaggtcccacaaattctgtggttttccagcatttttgtgcatttgaaccctttccagcaatgactgtatga
- the hdac12 gene encoding uncharacterized protein SYNPCC7002_A1628 isoform X1, whose translation MFHLSCQKSMYRAAIKCKHVVQMKTLLKRNPMHGTWRRSFNAEHTCLESRALPIVHHVKYICDLPENHRFPMGKFPKVLESLLRDQVITDKQVWAPKIASTELLGYVHTEEYLSNFISGNVSEKDQRRTGFPWSSGLVQRCRYETGMSFSMCFKSRCVVNCLGHILLFTVMYSSHVRCGPGGTVLAGEIALQRGLASSTAGGTHHAFPSYGSGFCLLNDLAVAAKHLMGESTSRRRILIVDLDVHQGDGTAFMFKDEPDVFTFSVHCGKNFPVQKQQSDLDVSLEDGTENKEYLSKVKLPAVLQKNPSGPTNSVVFQHFCAFEPFPAMTV comes from the exons ATGTTTCATTTATCATGTCAAAAATCTATGTATAGAGCAGCTATTAAATGCAAACATGTGGTCCAAATGAAAACACTTTTGAAACGAAACCCAATGCATGGAACATGGAGGAGGTCTTTCAACGCTGAACAT ACTTGCCTTGAATCAAGAGCACTTCCTATAGTTCATCATGTCAAGTACATATGTGACCTCCCCGAAAACCACAGGTTTCCCATGGGAAAGTTCCCCAAAGTCCTGGAGAGTCTGCTCAGAGATCAAGTCATAACAGATAAACAG GTGTGGGCCCCTAAGATTGCTTCCACAGAGCTTCTGGGATATGTGCATACTGAGGAGTACCTGTCCAACTTTATTAGTGGAAACGTCAGTGAGAAAGATCAGAGACGAACCGGATTCCCCTGGAGTTCTGGTTTAGTACAACGCTGCAGATATGAAACAGGTATGTCATTTAGTATGTGCTTCAAGTCAAGATGTGTGGTGAATTGTTTGGGTcatattttactttttactgTGATGTATTCCTCTCATGTGAGATGTGGTCCAGGAGGCACCGTGTTGGCAGGAGAGATCGCCCTGCAGAGAGGACTGGCATCCAGTACTGCCGGAGGTACTCATCATGCCTTTCCCAGCTACGGCTCAGGCTTCTGTCTGCTCAATGACCTGGCTGTAGCTGCCAAACACTTGATGGGTGagtccacatccaggaggaggaTTCTCATCGTGGATTTGGATGTACATCAG GGTGACGGCACAGCATTCATGTTTAAGGACGAACCCGATGTTTTCACCTTCTCAGTGCATTGTGGGAAAAACTTTCCTGTGCAAAAGCAGCAGAGTGACCTAGATGTTAGTTTGGAAGATGGCACTGAAAACAAAGAGTATCTTTCCAAAG ttaaactgcccgctgttcttcagaaaaatccttcaggtcccacaaattctgtggttttccagcatttttgtgcatttgaaccctttccagcaatgactgtatga
- the hdac12 gene encoding uncharacterized protein SYNPCC7002_A1628 isoform X2, with protein MFHLSCQKSMYRAAIKCKHVVQMKTLLKRNPMHGTWRRSFNAEHTCLESRALPIVHHVKYICDLPENHRFPMGKFPKVLESLLRDQVITDKQVWAPKIASTELLGYVHTEEYLSNFISGNVSEKDQRRTGFPWSSGLVQRCRYETGMSFSMCFKSRCVVNCLGHILLFTVMYSSHVRCGPGGTVLAGEIALQRGLASSTAGGTHHAFPSYGSGFCLLNDLAVAAKHLMGESTSRRRILIVDLDVHQGDGTAFMFKDEPDVFTFSVHCGKNFPVQKQQSDLDVSLEDGTENKEYLSKGILYLHRNVQLRSKVYIHLSESAKWLLFY; from the exons ATGTTTCATTTATCATGTCAAAAATCTATGTATAGAGCAGCTATTAAATGCAAACATGTGGTCCAAATGAAAACACTTTTGAAACGAAACCCAATGCATGGAACATGGAGGAGGTCTTTCAACGCTGAACAT ACTTGCCTTGAATCAAGAGCACTTCCTATAGTTCATCATGTCAAGTACATATGTGACCTCCCCGAAAACCACAGGTTTCCCATGGGAAAGTTCCCCAAAGTCCTGGAGAGTCTGCTCAGAGATCAAGTCATAACAGATAAACAG GTGTGGGCCCCTAAGATTGCTTCCACAGAGCTTCTGGGATATGTGCATACTGAGGAGTACCTGTCCAACTTTATTAGTGGAAACGTCAGTGAGAAAGATCAGAGACGAACCGGATTCCCCTGGAGTTCTGGTTTAGTACAACGCTGCAGATATGAAACAGGTATGTCATTTAGTATGTGCTTCAAGTCAAGATGTGTGGTGAATTGTTTGGGTcatattttactttttactgTGATGTATTCCTCTCATGTGAGATGTGGTCCAGGAGGCACCGTGTTGGCAGGAGAGATCGCCCTGCAGAGAGGACTGGCATCCAGTACTGCCGGAGGTACTCATCATGCCTTTCCCAGCTACGGCTCAGGCTTCTGTCTGCTCAATGACCTGGCTGTAGCTGCCAAACACTTGATGGGTGagtccacatccaggaggaggaTTCTCATCGTGGATTTGGATGTACATCAG GGTGACGGCACAGCATTCATGTTTAAGGACGAACCCGATGTTTTCACCTTCTCAGTGCATTGTGGGAAAAACTTTCCTGTGCAAAAGCAGCAGAGTGACCTAGATGTTAGTTTGGAAGATGGCACTGAAAACAAAGAGTATCTTTCCAAAGGTATTTTGTACCTACACAGAaacgtacagttgaggtcaaaagtttacatacacctttcagaatctgcaaaatggttattattttactaa